The following are encoded together in the Vibrio splendidus genome:
- a CDS encoding AAA family ATPase — MGEAIKITPNENDKDMTRLRTNLKVWLVYSTDAFHSHMSQELKKCRNVHVTSFSLGAMSEEYLKSADVPELIFVEANGNWAQKMVELQGYDLSLEDKDLSLVVLGDESDNGSLKIALRLGASDFLSHHVTLSDLLPLLKKTASEKLENSSYGEFILFLNTKGGMGATTLALNTAIEMATQHPNEVLLLDIDLQFGVIPDYLNIAPTYSVSDAINSSNDLDEMSLGSLVNKHESGLHVLSFKHENNADDFEQAQKIGRLLPILRRFYPYVIIDLSRGLDHVFASAISPATKVLLVLQQSLVSVKNTSRLIKSLKFEYGLQSDSIEVILNRYEKRHSIKLKDIEQAVGNHDIHLMPNDFKVALESANLGQPLVQSRKKSSITRSIIDLSHVLSPPEQEEKGWLKKLFS; from the coding sequence ATGGGGGAAGCGATCAAAATAACGCCTAATGAAAACGATAAAGATATGACGCGTTTAAGAACGAACCTAAAGGTTTGGTTAGTCTATAGCACTGACGCCTTTCATTCGCATATGAGTCAAGAGCTAAAAAAATGCCGAAATGTTCATGTAACGTCATTTTCTCTTGGGGCAATGAGTGAAGAATACTTAAAAAGTGCAGATGTTCCAGAGCTTATTTTCGTTGAAGCTAATGGGAATTGGGCGCAAAAAATGGTTGAGTTGCAAGGATATGATTTGTCTTTAGAAGACAAGGATTTGTCTTTAGTTGTGCTTGGTGATGAAAGTGATAATGGATCACTAAAAATAGCACTTCGTTTAGGGGCATCAGATTTTTTGTCTCACCATGTGACTCTATCGGACTTACTTCCATTATTGAAGAAAACCGCTTCCGAAAAGCTTGAGAACTCCAGTTACGGAGAGTTTATCTTGTTTTTGAATACCAAAGGAGGGATGGGGGCAACCACCTTGGCGTTAAATACTGCCATTGAGATGGCTACTCAACATCCGAATGAAGTCCTTTTACTCGATATCGACCTTCAATTTGGCGTGATTCCAGACTATTTGAACATAGCACCGACTTATAGTGTTTCGGATGCGATTAACAGTTCTAATGACTTGGATGAAATGTCTTTGGGCTCTTTGGTAAATAAACACGAATCAGGCCTCCATGTTCTAAGCTTTAAACATGAAAATAACGCTGATGACTTCGAGCAGGCTCAGAAAATTGGCAGATTACTTCCAATTCTGCGTCGTTTCTACCCTTATGTGATCATTGACCTGTCTAGAGGCTTAGATCACGTGTTTGCATCAGCAATATCACCTGCGACTAAAGTACTTTTGGTTTTGCAACAGAGCTTAGTGTCAGTAAAAAACACGAGCCGACTAATTAAGTCTCTGAAGTTTGAGTACGGCTTACAAAGTGACTCAATAGAGGTCATTCTCAACCGTTATGAAAAGCGACATTCAATTAAGCTAAAAGACATTGAGCAGGCGGTGGGTAATCATGACATACACCTTATGCCTAACGATTTTAAAGTCGCGCTAGAGAGTGCCAATTTGGGGCAGCCGTTAGTTCAGTCTAGGAAGAAAAGCTCTATTACTCGCTCTATCATCGACTTATCTCATGTTCTCTCACCAC
- a CDS encoding TadE/TadG family type IV pilus assembly protein — MKRFNRRIKGLAIIEFTIVSGFVFLLLFLILALGAYVFSLQMVSEATRKAARLATVCSVLDRDNIAGMVVDDIPLVGFTNANLEVAYLDASGSEITSGYETEPGFGTIKFVRSRATGYGIQLISNLSFLGENGFLAAPAFETILPAESLGVVRAEAGTDIKSRCP, encoded by the coding sequence ATGAAAAGGTTTAACAGGCGTATCAAAGGGCTTGCCATCATTGAATTTACCATTGTCTCGGGGTTTGTTTTTTTGTTGTTGTTTCTCATTTTAGCTTTAGGTGCGTATGTATTTTCGCTGCAAATGGTCAGCGAAGCGACTAGGAAGGCAGCTAGGTTAGCGACGGTATGCTCCGTTCTTGATAGAGACAATATTGCGGGAATGGTGGTGGATGATATTCCTCTTGTTGGGTTTACTAATGCGAATTTAGAAGTGGCTTACTTAGACGCGAGCGGTAGTGAAATTACGTCTGGTTATGAGACTGAGCCTGGATTTGGCACCATTAAATTTGTGCGTTCTAGGGCTACGGGTTATGGCATTCAGTTAATCAGTAACCTAAGCTTTCTAGGAGAGAATGGATTTCTTGCAGCCCCTGCGTTTGAAACAATACTACCAGCTGAAAGCTTGGGGGTAGTGAGGGCTGAAGCTGGCACTGACATCAAGAGTCGGTGCCCATAA
- a CDS encoding TadE/TadG family type IV pilus assembly protein, which translates to MMLSNKHQRGFAAVEMVIATPVLLFFLGLVIELGNVLIHYNVISKSVQNGARYAVSEVYDTKGGTIAPTLEIQNVVVYGQSSVGTAVLSTLTTADVTVTPPSIDSYVRVSVTYDYVPLFLSIPLSATSFSIPLSVTSVMRVL; encoded by the coding sequence ATGATGCTATCTAATAAACATCAACGTGGTTTTGCTGCTGTAGAGATGGTCATTGCAACCCCTGTATTACTGTTTTTTTTGGGTTTGGTGATCGAGCTTGGCAATGTTCTGATTCACTACAATGTTATCTCTAAGTCTGTACAAAATGGCGCACGATATGCTGTTAGTGAGGTTTACGATACAAAAGGTGGCACTATTGCACCAACATTAGAGATTCAAAATGTGGTGGTTTATGGTCAGAGCAGCGTTGGGACAGCAGTATTGTCTACATTGACGACTGCAGATGTAACAGTAACACCACCCTCTATTGACAGTTATGTGCGAGTCAGCGTGACATATGACTATGTGCCGTTGTTTTTATCTATTCCTTTATCTGCCACAAGTTTTTCTATTCCGTTAAGTGTCACTTCAGTGATGAGGGTACTGTGA